A region from the Chrysoperla carnea chromosome 4, inChrCarn1.1, whole genome shotgun sequence genome encodes:
- the LOC123297832 gene encoding heat shock 70 kDa protein cognate 5, with protein sequence MLSVARTISRKLGSCTPTLLEVASNRQYSKLVQKNKFASVLPQNGLYNQIRYKSETVRGAVIGIDLGTTNSCVAVMEGKQAKVIENSEGSRTTPSHVAITKDKERLVGMPAKRQAVTNSANTFYATKRLIGRRFEDPEVKKDMNNVSYKIVKAKNGDAWVQSSDGTMYSPSQIGAFILIKMKETAEAYLGTPVKNAVVTVPAYFNDSQRQATKDAGQISGLNVLRVINEPTAAALAYGMDKTEDKIIAVYDLGGGTFDISILEIQKGVFEVKSTNGDTFLGGEDFDNALVNFLVQQFKRDQGIDITKDPMAMQRLKEAAEKAKIELSSSLQTDINLPYLTMDQSGPKHMDFKLTRSKFESLVGDLIKKTIAPCQKALQDADCSKSDIGEILLVGGMTRMPKVQQTVQDIFGKQPSRAVNPDEAVAVGAAVQGGVLAGDVTDVLLLDVTPLSLGIETLGGVFTRLISRNTTIPTKKSQVFSTAADGQTQVEIKVHQGEREMASDNKMLGSFTLVGIPPAPRGVPQIEVTFDIDANGIVHVSAKDKGTGKEQQIVIQSSGGLSKDEIENMVKNAEQYAKEDKVKKERVEAINQAEGIVHDTESKMEEFKSQLPGEECDKLKEEIQKLRDLLANKDSADPEEIRKVTSSLQQSSLKLFEMAYKKMAADRESASGTNQDSKDQQQQSEDVKDKKEEKN encoded by the exons atgttaagtgTTGCTCGAACAATTAGCCGAAAGTTAGGCTCCTGCACCCCAACTTTATTAGAGGTTGCCTCAAATCGTCAGTATTCAAAActtgtacaaaaaaat AAATTTGCATCAGTTCTACCACAAAATGGTTTGTACAATCAAATTCGTTACAA ATCAGAAACCGTTCGGGGTGCAGTCATTGGTATCGATTTGGGTACCACAAACTCTTGTGTGGCTGTTATGGAAGGTAAACAGGcaaaagtaattgaaaattcGGAAGGATCTAGAACAACACCATCTCATGTTGCTATCACTAAAGATAAAGAAAGATTAGTTGGTATGCCAGCAAAACGACAAGCGGTTACCAATTCAGCAAACACATTTTACGCAACGAAACGATTAATTGGACGTCGATTTGAAGATCCAGAAGTTAAAAAAGATat gaacaatgtttcatacaaaatagtCAAAGCTAAGAATGGCGATGCTTGGGTACAATCAAGTGATGGTACAATGTATTCTCCAAGTCAAATAGGtgcttttattttgattaaaatgaaagaaacagcTGAAGCATATTTAGGTACTCCAGTTAAAAATGCTGTTGTTACTGTACCAGCTTATTTCAACGATTCACAACGACAGGCCACGAAAGATGCTGGTCAAATATCTGGCCTGAATGTTTTACGTGTTATTAATGAACCAACAGCAGCTGCTCTTGCCTACGGAATGGACAAAACTGAagataaaat AATTGCTGTATACGATCTTGGTGGTGGTACCTTCGATATATCTATTCTAGAAATTCAAAAAGGAGTCTTTGAAGTAAAATCAACAAACGGTGATACATTCCTTGGTGGTGAAGATTTTGATAATGCCTTAGTTAATTTCTTAGTACAACAATTTAAACGTGACCAAGGTATTGACATCACAAAGGATCCAATGGCAATGCAACGGTTAAAAGAAGCTGCTGAAAAAGCCAAAATTGAATTATCATCTTCCCTGCAAACTGACATCAATTTACCATATTTAACAATGGATCAATCTGGACCAAAACATATGGATTTCAAATTAACACGATCGAAATTTGAAAGTCTTGTTGGtgatttaattaagaaaactaTTGCACCATGCCAGAAAGCTTTACAAGATGCCGATTGTTCCAAATCAGATATTGGAGAAATTTTATTGGTGGGTGGTATGACTCGAATGCCTAAAGTACAACAAACTGTACAagatatttttggaaaacaaCCAAGTCGTGCTGTCAACCCTGATGAAGCTGTAGCTGTTGGTGCAGCTGTACAAGGTGGTGTTTTAGCTGGAGATGTAACTGATGTTTTACTTTTGGATGTTACACCATTGTCTCTTGGTATCGAAACTCTTGGAGGTGTATTCACACGTTTAATTTCTAGAAATACAACAATTCCAACAAAGAAAAGTCAAGTATTTTCAACAGCCGCTGACGGTCAAACACAAGTAGAAATCAAAGTCCATCAAGGAGAACGTGAAATGGCTTCTGACAATAAAATGTTAGGTTCATTTACATTAGTTGGAATTCCACCAGCACCACGAGGTGTTCCCCAAATCGAAGTTACTTTCGATATTGATGCTAATGGTATTGTACATGTATCAGCTAAGGATAAGGGAACTGGAAAAGAACAACAAA ttgtaATTCAGTCATCTGGCGGTTTAAGCAAAGACGAAATCGAAAATATGGTTAAAAATGCTGAACAGTATGCTAAAGAagataaagttaaaaaagaacGTGTTGAGGCAATCAATCAAGCTGAAGGCATTGTACATGATACTGAATCCAAAATGGAAGAATTCAAGAGTCAGTTACCTGGTGAAGAATGTGATAAACTAAaagaagaaatacaaaaattacgaGACTTATTAGCTAATAAAGATTCCGCTGATCCAGAAGAAATTCGTAAAGTTACTAGCTCATTACAACAATCTTCATTGAAATTATTCGAAATGGCTTACAAAAAG ATGGCAGCAGATCGTGAAAGTGCAAGTGGAACAAACCAAGATAGTAAGGACCAACAACAACAAAGCGAGgatgtaaaagataaaaaagaagaaaagaactaa
- the LOC123297834 gene encoding uncharacterized protein LOC123297834 encodes MTSTENLSNNKLTTPQTPVLTVSCRMLRSPSHESVTTDLSLFSVSSIASDALARGMRLVSFKSYNKSQLAGRGPSPNPESRGQTTVSRPADIPEILWFEEENDLIKSCAALSSALGLQKSFSTSDISQLSSPDENGENSNRCAVSELALNSMQRSGFIIDHPRLDHASRSCSTWVAVGDIASTSQLPSPHGGQTTTSTAAQPNTPPPPQFTAADLVRSVNKKVRQNYIRRRLLTTYRALERLSQSEFNLDRLEVRVPNQNAQKSTENPAENSDKDATTLLNVPGSNGNSLLNLTPAQQNYTNAAMLRAAIKQRNNRNFPLTIHDVERERGKPLSKYERNMMIFNWLHTLDDSAFED; translated from the exons ATGACATCGACAGAGAATTTAAGTAACAATAAATTAACAACACCACAAACGCCAGTGCTGACTGTATCCTGTCGAATGTTAAGATCACCATCACATGAATCTGTTACTACAGATTTATCATTGTTTTCCGTATCGTCAATTGCTTCCGATGCACTTGCTAGAGGAATGAGACTGGTATCATTTAAATCTTACAATAAAAGCCAATTGGCCGGACGTGGTCCAAGTCCAAATCCAGAAAGCAGAGGACAAACTACTGTTTCTag ACCAGCCGACATTCCAGAAATTTTATGgtttgaagaagaaaatgatttaataaaaagttgtgCTGCTTTAAGTTCAGCACttggtttacaaaaaagttttagtacAAGTGATATTAGTCAATTGTCCTCACCAGATGAAAATGGGGAAAACTCAAATAGATGTGCTGTTTCTGAATTGGCTTTAAATTCAATGCAAAGATCTGGGTTTATAATTGATCATCCGCGATTAGATCATGCCTCAAGGTCATGTTCAACTTGGGTGGCTGTTGGAGATATAGCATCAACGTCTCAATTGCCATCACCACATGGCGGACAAACAACTACATCTACAGCCGCACAGCCCAATACGCCACCACCACCTCAATTTACAGCAGCGGATCTGGTTAGATCTGTCAATAAAAAG GTTCGACAAAATTACATACGCCGTCGTTTATTAACAACGTACAGAGCATTAGAACGTCTTTCACAAAGTGAATTTAATCTAGATAGATTAGAAGTACGTGTTCCAAATCAAAATGCACAAAAATCAACAGAAAATCCTGCAGAAAACAGTGATAAAGATGCTACAACACTTTTAAATGTCCCGGGATCGAATGGAAATTCATTACTAAATTTAACACCAGCAcaacaaaattatacaaatgcAGCCATGTTACGTGCAGcaattaaacaaagaaataatCGTAATTTTCCATTAACAATACACGATGTGGAACGTGAACGAGGGAAACCTTTATCAAAATATGAACgaaatatgatgatatttaaTTGGCTGCACACTTTAGACGACTCTGCTTTTGAAg ACTGA